The following is a genomic window from Erythrobacter sp. YJ-T3-07.
CCTGGAAGCCCTGCAGTCCGCCGCCCGGATGTACCCATTCTTTAAAGATCTTATCGGGGGTATTGTGCGCTACTTCTTCAATATCCATACCGCCTTCGGTGCTGTACATGATCACGTTCATGCCTTTGGCACGGTCAAGCAGGATGGAGAGGTAAAATTCTTTAACGGGGTTGGGCCCGGGATAATATACGTCCTGCGCCACTAGTATTTTGCTTACTTTTTTGCCGGCAGGGCCTGTTTGTATGGTAACCAGGGTACCACCCAGAATATTTTTAGCTATGCTTGCTACATCTTCCACTATTTTGGCAACAGCAACCCCGCGTTGTTCGGTGCCTGCAATTTTCCCTTTTCCACGG
Proteins encoded in this region:
- a CDS encoding ATP-grasp domain-containing protein, with product RGKGKIAGTEQRGVAVAKIVEDVASIAKNILGGTLVTIQTGPAGKKVSKILVAQDVYYPGPNPVKEFYLSILLDRAKGMNVIMYSTEGGMDIEEVAHNTPDKIFKEWVHPGGGLQGFQARKIAFNLGLSGEAFKNCVKFVTNLYNAYVGLDCGM